In one Epinephelus moara isolate mb chromosome 6, YSFRI_EMoa_1.0, whole genome shotgun sequence genomic region, the following are encoded:
- the abhd16a gene encoding phosphatidylserine lipase ABHD16A isoform X1: MAGWMLLRCILGPHLQRIHRSTDQSRPEGRAGRRQGWNYQPRTLEKHTDSILGWASALWSLSYYSSPLLLCYLYRKGYICSSKLVPVSQYVGTVLVCLLGVACLRGWGRWKNSEYLQFISVLEETKKNHTPSNKKKLRCYDFDFSYWPSDFSWTEVSNPKLSKAGVSLLKPEPRLRGAADNVLNSVRTLPCHIISFLIAHSFGRRMLYPGSVGLLQKAMRPMLQQGQARLIEEFEGQRNKLVACDGNEIDTMFVDRRRDSGQNGQTLVICCEGNAGFYEVGCMNTPLEGGYSVLGWNHPGFGGSTGVPFPQNEANAMDVVIQFAMHKLGFQLTDIVVYAWSIGGFTASWAVMSYPEIQSVVLDASFDDLLPLALKVMPDSWRPLVQHTVRQYMNLNNAEQLLKYQGPVLLIRRTRDEIITTTGPEDVMSNRGNDLLLKLLQFRYPKIMTDEGIRVVRQWLGSSNPLEEASVYSGYEVDDDWCVSVLQSYQADRDVLFPWSVGEDMTLEGRRQLALFLARKYMRNFETTHCTPLPASEFHSPWRL, encoded by the exons CAGGGATGGAACTACCAACCCAGGACTCTggagaaacacactgacagcatCCTCGGTTGG GCTTCAGCACTGTGGTCCCTGTCCTACTACagctctcctcttcttctctgctatCTGTACAGGAAAG gTTACATCTGCAGCAGCAAGCTGGTTCCAGTGAGTCAGTATGTGGGAACAGTGCTGGTGTGTCTTCTAGGAGTGGCCTGTCTTAGAG GGTGGGGGAGATGGAAAAACTCTGAGTATCTACAGTTTATCTCCGTTCTTGAAGAAACCAAGAAGAATCACACACCATCAAACAAG AAAAAACTGAGGTGCTACGACTTTGACTTCTCGTACTGGCCTTCAGATTTCAGCTGGACGGAAGTCAGCAATCC aaaactATCCAAGGCTGGTGTTTCACTGCTAAAGCCAGAGCCCAGATTAAGAGGAGCAGCAGACAACGTCCTCAATTCTGTGCGCACTCTACCATGCCACATCATCAG TTTTCTTATTGCCCACTCATTTGGGAGGAGGATGCTGTACCCTGGCTCTGTAGGTTTACTGCAGAAAGCCATGAGGCCCATGCTCCAGCAAGGCCAGGCTAGGTTAATAGAAGAG TTTGAAGGCCAGAGGAATAAGCTTGTGGCCTGTGATGGCAACGAGATCGACACAATGTTTGTGGATCGAAGGAGAGACAGCGGACAGAATGGCCAGACTCTG GTCATCTGCTGTGAGGGGAACGCAGGCTTCTATGAAGTAGGCTGCATGAACACTCCACTGGAGG GTGGCTACTCTGTACTGGGCTGGAACCACCCTGGCTTTGGAGGAAGTACG GGAGTTCCATTCCCCCAGAATGAAGCCAACGCTATGGATGTAGTGATCCAGTTTGCAATGCACAAACTGGGCTTCCAGCTCACTGACATTGTCGTCTATGCCTGGTCCATAGGAGGATTCACAG CCAGCTGGGCAGTGATGTCATATCCAGAGATCCAATCGGTAGTGTTGGACGCCTCCTTTGATGACCTCCTGCCGCTAGCCCTCAAGGTCATGCCTGACAGCTGGA GGCCGTTGGTACAACACACAGTTAGGCAATACATGAACCTCAACAACGCCGAGCAGCTTCTCAA ATATCAGGGACCAGTGCTACTGATTAGGAGAACCAGAGATGAGATCATCACCACAAC GGGTCCAGAGGACGTCATGTCTAACAGAGGCAACGACCTCCTGCTCAAACTACTACAATTCAG GTATCCAAAAATAATGACAGATGAAGGGATTAGAGTCGTCAGGCAATGGCTGGGATCCTCCAATCCCTTAGAAGAAG CATCTGTGTACAGTGGCTATGAGGTGGACGATGactggtgtgtgtctgtgctgcagtcGTATCAGGCAGACAGAGATGTTTTATTTCCATGGAGTGTTG GTGAGGACATGACTCTGGAGGGAAGGCGGCAGCTGGCTCTTTTCTTG gCGCGGAAGTACATGCGAAACTTCGAAACAACGCACTGTACCCCTCTCCCCGCCTCCGAGTTCCACTCACCCTGGAGACTGTAa
- the abhd16a gene encoding phosphatidylserine lipase ABHD16A isoform X2, translating to MAGWMLLRCILGPHLQRIHRSTDQSRPEGRAGRRGWNYQPRTLEKHTDSILGWASALWSLSYYSSPLLLCYLYRKGYICSSKLVPVSQYVGTVLVCLLGVACLRGWGRWKNSEYLQFISVLEETKKNHTPSNKKKLRCYDFDFSYWPSDFSWTEVSNPKLSKAGVSLLKPEPRLRGAADNVLNSVRTLPCHIISFLIAHSFGRRMLYPGSVGLLQKAMRPMLQQGQARLIEEFEGQRNKLVACDGNEIDTMFVDRRRDSGQNGQTLVICCEGNAGFYEVGCMNTPLEGGYSVLGWNHPGFGGSTGVPFPQNEANAMDVVIQFAMHKLGFQLTDIVVYAWSIGGFTASWAVMSYPEIQSVVLDASFDDLLPLALKVMPDSWRPLVQHTVRQYMNLNNAEQLLKYQGPVLLIRRTRDEIITTTGPEDVMSNRGNDLLLKLLQFRYPKIMTDEGIRVVRQWLGSSNPLEEASVYSGYEVDDDWCVSVLQSYQADRDVLFPWSVGEDMTLEGRRQLALFLARKYMRNFETTHCTPLPASEFHSPWRL from the exons GGATGGAACTACCAACCCAGGACTCTggagaaacacactgacagcatCCTCGGTTGG GCTTCAGCACTGTGGTCCCTGTCCTACTACagctctcctcttcttctctgctatCTGTACAGGAAAG gTTACATCTGCAGCAGCAAGCTGGTTCCAGTGAGTCAGTATGTGGGAACAGTGCTGGTGTGTCTTCTAGGAGTGGCCTGTCTTAGAG GGTGGGGGAGATGGAAAAACTCTGAGTATCTACAGTTTATCTCCGTTCTTGAAGAAACCAAGAAGAATCACACACCATCAAACAAG AAAAAACTGAGGTGCTACGACTTTGACTTCTCGTACTGGCCTTCAGATTTCAGCTGGACGGAAGTCAGCAATCC aaaactATCCAAGGCTGGTGTTTCACTGCTAAAGCCAGAGCCCAGATTAAGAGGAGCAGCAGACAACGTCCTCAATTCTGTGCGCACTCTACCATGCCACATCATCAG TTTTCTTATTGCCCACTCATTTGGGAGGAGGATGCTGTACCCTGGCTCTGTAGGTTTACTGCAGAAAGCCATGAGGCCCATGCTCCAGCAAGGCCAGGCTAGGTTAATAGAAGAG TTTGAAGGCCAGAGGAATAAGCTTGTGGCCTGTGATGGCAACGAGATCGACACAATGTTTGTGGATCGAAGGAGAGACAGCGGACAGAATGGCCAGACTCTG GTCATCTGCTGTGAGGGGAACGCAGGCTTCTATGAAGTAGGCTGCATGAACACTCCACTGGAGG GTGGCTACTCTGTACTGGGCTGGAACCACCCTGGCTTTGGAGGAAGTACG GGAGTTCCATTCCCCCAGAATGAAGCCAACGCTATGGATGTAGTGATCCAGTTTGCAATGCACAAACTGGGCTTCCAGCTCACTGACATTGTCGTCTATGCCTGGTCCATAGGAGGATTCACAG CCAGCTGGGCAGTGATGTCATATCCAGAGATCCAATCGGTAGTGTTGGACGCCTCCTTTGATGACCTCCTGCCGCTAGCCCTCAAGGTCATGCCTGACAGCTGGA GGCCGTTGGTACAACACACAGTTAGGCAATACATGAACCTCAACAACGCCGAGCAGCTTCTCAA ATATCAGGGACCAGTGCTACTGATTAGGAGAACCAGAGATGAGATCATCACCACAAC GGGTCCAGAGGACGTCATGTCTAACAGAGGCAACGACCTCCTGCTCAAACTACTACAATTCAG GTATCCAAAAATAATGACAGATGAAGGGATTAGAGTCGTCAGGCAATGGCTGGGATCCTCCAATCCCTTAGAAGAAG CATCTGTGTACAGTGGCTATGAGGTGGACGATGactggtgtgtgtctgtgctgcagtcGTATCAGGCAGACAGAGATGTTTTATTTCCATGGAGTGTTG GTGAGGACATGACTCTGGAGGGAAGGCGGCAGCTGGCTCTTTTCTTG gCGCGGAAGTACATGCGAAACTTCGAAACAACGCACTGTACCCCTCTCCCCGCCTCCGAGTTCCACTCACCCTGGAGACTGTAa
- the vars1 gene encoding valine--tRNA ligase, translating into MATLYVSPHPDDFRSLLALIAAEFCPSSRPRTLTEDPPASLNARSRPTLVLGAGEDDVLSGTSAVSWYLANQGKKAGVDTKQQSQVWQWLSFADNELTPVSCAVVFPLMGMMGVDKKLQQSSRAELMRVLKVLDKTLEPRTFLVGESITLADMAVAAAVLLPFKYVLEPSDRKVLTNVTRWFMTCTNQPQFLKVLGQISLCEKMVPVTPKTNAAANDKAANGGPAVDSADATANGPPKTEAQLKKEAKKREKLEKFQQKKEMEAKKKSQPQTEKKAKPEKKELGVIAYTVPTTPGEKKDVVSPLPDSYSPQYVEAAWYPWWEKQGFFKPEYGRKSISDPNPRGIFMMCIPPPNVTGSLHLGHALTNAIQDTLTRWHRMRGETTLWNPGCDHAGIATQVVVEKKLKRERGMSRHDLGREKFIEEVWKWKNEKGDRIYHQLRRLGSSLDWDRACFTMDDKLSYAVQESFIRMHDEGVIYRSKRLVNWSCSLNSAISDIEVDKKELNGRTLLPVPGYKDKVEFGVLVSFAYKVEGTDEEVIVATTRIETMLGDTAVAVHPADPRYQHLKGKTVLHPFCDRKMPVVFDDFVDMSFGTGAVKITPAHDHNDYEVGVRHNLAFINIMDENGLLINVPPPFLGMKRFEARKTVLQALKDRGQFKEIKDNPMVVPVCSRSKDIVEPLMKPQWYVNCTDMGKQAADAVREGRLKIIPDHHLKTWFNWMDNIRDWCISRQLWWGHRIPAYFVTVNDPSVKPGEDMDGHYWVSGRSEEEARERAAKRFNVSADKITLRQDEDVLDTWFSSGIFPFSIFGWPNETQDLNVFYPGTLLETGHDILFFWVARMVMMGLKLTGKLPFKEVYLHAVVRDAHGRKMSKSLGNVIDPLDVITGISLEGLHALLTDSNLDPLEVEKAKQGQKSDYPNGIPECGTDALRFALCAYTSQGRDINLDVNRILGYRHFCNKLWNAVKFAMKTLGDNFVPSEKAQLCGEESVSDRWILSRLSAAVALCDNGFKTYDFPTITTAVYNFWLYELCDVYLESVKPVFSKAEEDSSSQRQALVCRQTLYTCLEVGLRLLSPVMPFVTEELYQRLPRRRPESDPPSICVTSYPETEEFCWNSEEVDRDMEFVMTVIKTIRSLRADYNLTKTRADCYLQCLDSATVSLVQKYSLQIQTLSYSQAVIPVTANQPVPGGCAVAIASDRCTVNLMLKGLIDVEKEVAKLMAKKGDLEKQMEKLTEKMAKSDYKEKVPVKVQEQDAEKLRQSQTELEKVKEAMDNFKKMM; encoded by the exons CCTGAATGCCCGCTCCAGACCAACCCTGGTGCTGGGCGCTGGGGAAGATGACGTCTTGAGTGGGACCAGTGCTGTGTCCTGGTACCTGGCTAATCAGGGGAAGAAGGCAGGTGTAGATACAAAGCAGCAGAGTCAGGTGTGGCAGTGGCTCAGCTTTGCAGACAATGAACTCACCCCGGTGTCCTGTGCTGTGGTCTTCCCGCTGATGGGGATGATGGGAGTGGATAAGAAG CTCCAGCAAAGTTCCCGTGCGGAGTTGATGCGTGTTCTAAAGGTTCTTGATAAGACACTGGAACCAAGAACCTTCTTGGTGGGGGAGAGCATCACCCTGGCTGATATggctgtggctgcagctgttCTTCTGCCTTTCAAATAT gtgTTGGAGCCATCAGACAGGAAGGTCCTGACCAATGTTACGAGATGGTTCATGACCTGCACAAACCAGCCACAGTTCCTGAAGGTGTTAGGGCAGATCTCTCTTTGTGAGAAGATGGTGCCAGTTACACCGAAGACAAATGCTGCTGCAAATGATAAAGCTGCTAATGGTGGTCCTGCTGTTGATTCTGCCGATGCCACAGCTAATG GCCCACCAAAGACAGAAGCTCAGCTGAAGAAGGAAgcaaagaagagagaaaagctTGAAAAGTTCCAGCAGAAGAAGGAGATGGAGGCGAAGAAGAAGAGTCAGCCACAGACAGAG AAAAAGGCCAAACCGGAGAAGAAGGAGTTGGGAGTGATCGCATACACTGTCCCCACTACCCCTggggagaaaaaag ATGTTGTTAGTCCACTTCCTGACTCCTACAGTCCTCAGTATGTGGAGGCTGCCTGGTATCCATGGTGGGAGAAGCAGGGATTCTTCAAGCCCGAGTATGGG AGGAAGAGTATTAGTGACCCGAACCCTCGTGGCATCTTCATGATGTGCATCCCTCCACCTAATGTGACTGGATCACTTCACCTGGGCCACGCCCTCACCAACGCCATTCAGGATACTCTGACCAGATG GCACAGAATGCGAGGTGAAACCACCTTGTGGAACCCGGGCTGTGATCATGCTGGTATCGCCACCCAGGTGGTGgtggaaaaaaagctgaagagagagaggggcatgAGCCGCCACGATCTGGGCAGGGAAAAGTTTATCGAGGAGGTCTGGAAATGGAAAAACGA GAAGGGAGACCGTATCTACCACCAGCTGAGGAGGCTGGGCTCCTCTCTGGACTGGGACCGAGCCTGCTTCACTATGGACGAT AAACTTTCCTATGCAGTCCAAGAGTCCTTTATCCGCATGCATGATGAGGGAGTGATCTACAGGAGCAAGAGGCTGGTCAACTGGTCCTGCTCACTAaactctgccatctctgacataGAG GTGGATAAGAAGGAGCTGAATGGCAGGACTTTGTTGCCTGTGCCTGGTTACAAAGACAAAGTGGAGTTTGGAGTGTTGGTGTCTTTTGCCTACAAGGTGGAGGGAACAG ACGAGGAAGTGATTGTGGCAACAACTCGTATTGAGACCATGCTGGGAGACACTGCTGTAGCTGTCCACCCTGCTGACCCCAGATATCAGCATCTGAAGGGGAAAACGGTGCTGCACCCCTTCTGTGACCGCAAGATGCCGGTTGTCTTCGATGACTTTGTGGACATGAGCTTTGGAACAG GTGCTGTCAAAATCACCCCAGCCCATGACCATAATGActacgaggttggagtgagacaCAATCTGGCCTTCATCAACATCATGGACGAGAACGGCCTGCTCATTAACGTGCCCCCTCCCTTCCTG GGCATGAAGCGTTTTGAGGCCAGGAAGACAGTGCTGCAGGCTCTCAAGGACAGAGGCCAGTTTAAAGAGATCAAAGACAACCCTATGGTTGTCCCGGTCTGCAG TCGTTCCAAGGACATTGTGGAGCCGCTGATGAAGCCGCAGTGGTATGTGAACTGCACAGATATGGGCAAGCAGGCCGCAGATGCTGTCAGAGAGGGACGGCTCAAAATTATCCCCGATCACCACCTCAAGACGTGGTTCAACTGGATGGACAACATCAG GGACTGGTGCATCTCTCGGCAGCTGTGGTGGGGTCACCGTATTCCTGCTTACTTCGTCACTGTCAACGATCCCTCCGTGAAACCAGGAGAG GACATGGACGGTCATTACTGGGTGAGTGGGAGGTCAGAAGAAGAGGCCAGAGAGAGGGCAGCAAAGCGCTTTAATGTGTCTGCTGACAAAATTACCTTGAGACAGG ATGAGGATGTTCTGGACACTTGGTTCTCATCTGGCATTTTCCCCTTCTCCATTTTCGGGTGGCCTAATGAG ACGCAAGACCTGAATGTGTTCTACCCTGGCACCCTGCTGGAGACAGGCCATGACATCCTGTTCTTCTGGGTTGCTCGTATGGTGATGATGGGTCTCAAACTGACCGGCAAGCTGCCCTTCAAAGAG GTTTATCTGCACGCAGTGGTGAGGGACGCCCACGGAAGGAAGATGAGCAAATCTCTGGGCAACGTCATTGACCCTCTGGACGTCATTACAGGGATCTCCCTAGAG GGTCTTCATGCCCTGTTGACGGACAGCAACTTGGATCCACTGGAGGTGGAGAAGGCAAAGCAGGGCCAGAAGTCAGACTACCCAAATGGCATCCCAGAGTGTGGCACAGATGCTCTCCGGTTCGCCCTGTGTGCCTACACTAGCCAAG GTAGGGACATCAACCTGGATGTCAACCGCATCTTGGGTTACCGTCACTTCTGCAACAAACTGTGGAACGCTGTGAAGTTTGCCATGAAGACACTGGGAGACAACTTTGTGCCATCAGAGAAAGCCCAG CTGTGTGGAGAGGAGAGCGTATCAGACAGGTGGATTCTGTCTAGGCTGAGTGCTGCTGTTGCTCTTTGTGATAATGGCTTCAAGACCTACGACTTCCCAACCATCACGACAGCCGTCTACAACTTCTGGCTGTACGAGCTCTGTGACGTGTACCTG GAAAGCGTGAAACCAGTGTTCAGTAAGGCAGAGGAGGACAGCAGCAGCCAGAGACAGGCCCTGGTGTGCAGACAGACCCTTTACACTTGTTTAGAGGTCGGCCTGCGCCTTCTGTCTCCCGTGATGCCCTTCGTCACTGAGGAACTCTACCAGAGGTTACCGCGTCGACGACCTGAGAGTGATCCCCCCAGCATCTGCGTCACATCCTACCCTGAGACAGAGGAG TTCTGCTGGAACAGCGAAGAAGTCGACCGTGACATGGAGTTCGTAATGACTGTGATCAAGACGATCCGGTCACTGAGGGCCGACTACAACCTGACCAAGACCAGAGCTGACT GCTACCTCCAGTGCCTAGACTCTGCGACTGTGTCCTTGGTGCAGAAGTACAGTCTGCAGATTCAGACCTTGTCTTATTCTCAGGCCGTCATCCCTGTGACAGCTAACCAGCCTGTCCCAGGAGGCTGTGCTGTGGCTATCGCGTCTGACAGATGTACTGTCAACCTTATGCTCAAG GGTCTTATTGATGTGGAGAAGGAAGTGGCCAAGCTGATGGCAAAGAAAGGTGACTTGGAGAAACAGATGGAGAAACTGACAGAGAAGATGGCAAagagtgactacaaagagaaagTGCCAGTGAAGGTGCAGGAGCAGGATGCAGAGAAG CTAAGGCAGAGCCAAACCGAGCTCGAAAAAGTAAAAGAAGCCATGGACAACTTCAAGAAAATGATGTGA